Proteins found in one Moritella sp. F3 genomic segment:
- a CDS encoding FlxA-like family protein encodes MNNTSRQPIYFRGHTIAESALATSRPDDNFFSPSGSKDMPRLPRLGPKTDASPVFYPGTQLRHLMREAFLEISIQANEGNPLPLEEHFMMIQGVPIGALAKELSGKDMSGVIEREDGLRATNPLISLGGYWKFAGTLGVDDWLPVTNGEAVHYVHSKMRALPHQRNPNLVDYLNESDVDRITRIMLEDGEIARKVRALNDQIKVLKKGYHDLSKAKQKEIGDQINVIEAEVAAIKDAKEGPTETLVRPVEGYEAIIPQTRLRSGMSVDRCSKMELGFVLYALRHIARKPYVGAHFADNKGEFSLNWEVNTWGKNRPVPEKLGRVEVGLLRFDISEEGEDKVLTNALALAEKAIRSPKDYGLDFSVFDPTYIKK; translated from the coding sequence ATGAATAATACATCTCGCCAACCTATCTACTTTCGTGGTCACACAATTGCTGAAAGCGCGTTAGCTACATCACGTCCAGATGATAATTTCTTTAGCCCAAGTGGCTCAAAAGACATGCCACGGTTACCACGCTTAGGTCCTAAAACAGATGCGTCACCCGTTTTTTATCCTGGCACTCAACTACGACACTTAATGAGAGAGGCATTTTTAGAGATCAGCATTCAGGCGAATGAAGGTAACCCGCTTCCACTAGAAGAACATTTCATGATGATTCAGGGTGTTCCAATTGGTGCCTTAGCTAAAGAATTAAGCGGAAAAGACATGAGCGGAGTGATAGAGCGCGAAGACGGGCTCCGTGCTACTAATCCACTTATTTCACTTGGTGGGTACTGGAAGTTTGCTGGTACACTTGGTGTTGATGACTGGCTACCGGTAACTAATGGCGAAGCTGTTCACTATGTACATTCTAAGATGCGTGCTTTACCACATCAACGTAACCCAAATCTAGTTGATTATCTGAATGAGAGTGATGTGGATAGAATTACACGGATCATGCTTGAAGATGGTGAGATTGCACGTAAAGTCCGTGCTTTAAATGATCAAATCAAAGTTCTAAAGAAAGGTTATCACGACTTGAGTAAAGCCAAACAAAAAGAAATTGGTGATCAAATTAACGTAATTGAGGCGGAAGTTGCCGCGATTAAAGATGCGAAAGAAGGACCTACGGAAACATTAGTAAGACCGGTAGAAGGATATGAAGCAATTATCCCTCAAACGCGTCTACGTAGTGGCATGAGTGTTGACCGTTGCAGTAAAATGGAACTAGGATTTGTTTTGTATGCATTGCGCCACATTGCTAGAAAACCTTATGTTGGTGCTCACTTTGCTGATAACAAAGGTGAGTTTTCATTGAATTGGGAAGTTAATACCTGGGGCAAGAACCGTCCAGTTCCTGAGAAATTAGGTCGAGTGGAAGTGGGGTTATTACGGTTTGATATTTCAGAGGAAGGCGAAGATAAAGTTTTAACTAATGCTTTAGCGTTAGCAGAAAAAGCGATACGATCACCGAAAGATTACGGACTAGATTTTTCTGTGTTCGACCCGACATACATCAAAAAATAA
- a CDS encoding phosphoadenosine phosphosulfate reductase family protein, whose protein sequence is MNIFDLGTIKSELANEAYLLSETLIAEYIALLHLGYCMQIGYSSGKDSSCVTNAAVEAMRRCIADGTISTDHPLVIINIDTLLESESTQTYAPWVIMKLKAYCASLNINLQMKVVSPPLQDQLMILYAGAQKLPATASSGRSMDCSIIWKIDTGIRALRNIKATLPKQYREATWISISGSRHDESTRRSHNMLRQGVRSVKAQKLIDNINADTCKKASKVYKFAPISDWSAPDVFNYLNHAGNKPVINTLVGQRIAAYDNNFGLLVAIYGEGTSDVCEVVAIDSEKKVEQNGCGKVARFGCVTCGAVNSDTSSIELKKYPRWARFGDSTLRFRDYLQRISSDMGHRAFHARAYDPMTNNNVFLQPNVLRAKTLEKMVWFAAQITIDSRDTHTQFVKAYNAGAIDTDVGVVDIMSDETLSEDVKMQYKAMYVNRLLQKPMFEMFTEKHAILLSLLWGLHGVSALPYRPVAILEQVKNGKRIPFPLTNTELNKQRALKGLLPWDDKSVLNNVVPDAFVAQLFQPAKQSFTALKQTHGHQLNETHLQQFLPFTLCDHWQKQDVQFDALGGVILQSNSKAKHTRAFKLSYEINTRNNSEIIKAKDVATNKKIDLSNNQLLHDELMVLGRNDFNTYLESKATSAMSVADILEIQKAEKTTFGVTSVHAFNNQQVFISDVRSFGALRKKVELGKHFSARKRSYDKKTETHTAERASLRVYNASTKPVLEEQSVQTVQYWLPDFAMTRHCAIDIHQTQDLNAEQINNSFVFDDVVFNDWLAQDGWNKLLALHNASLSSSRNSGLSMRTYKGTDPVYYLTNNTGLTATPQFEPYLLKTLKRTEIYFTAGLFSLANKSIREIENTPNVISMTAHRAQKVQHLLAVRYLRNQRRRLVKSQIALSSQCSSANCRLSIENVNVRLTEFVNQYKQIAKAYVAAAMFAPICHGNDARSRQVKIDVWLREFSHVVGSVDGMLSTLATKNEMLAINGDYDSKQALSRSFTVSIKELHTEIEAFTAVPKKMLNKLSTTIANQVGSVSLHRGQVQASSVVSDQVDVLANWIALNHERVNSFLVGYGLTKRLSYMQKLHYVCEVFGDRPESNTPDKIENRYIEANKGWEHSSDALNLNGHPCFESFISTAVNSAATQQRRSLSNVSLEAKTSKLNSLMAGQLALIAKLRSPQHNLAKAS, encoded by the coding sequence ATGAATATTTTTGATCTGGGTACAATTAAATCTGAACTGGCTAACGAAGCTTACTTATTAAGTGAAACTTTAATTGCAGAATACATAGCACTGCTTCACCTGGGCTACTGTATGCAGATTGGGTATAGTTCAGGAAAAGACAGTTCCTGTGTAACTAACGCAGCTGTAGAAGCGATGCGCCGTTGTATTGCCGATGGCACAATTTCAACTGACCACCCTTTAGTCATTATCAATATAGATACCCTGCTTGAATCTGAATCTACTCAGACATATGCACCATGGGTCATCATGAAGCTTAAGGCTTATTGCGCGTCTCTCAATATTAATTTACAAATGAAAGTTGTTTCACCGCCCTTACAAGATCAGCTAATGATACTTTATGCCGGTGCACAGAAATTACCTGCGACAGCAAGTTCGGGTAGAAGCATGGATTGTTCGATCATCTGGAAAATCGATACAGGTATCCGTGCATTACGTAATATCAAAGCAACCCTGCCTAAGCAATATCGCGAAGCGACTTGGATCAGTATTTCTGGTTCACGCCATGATGAGAGTACCCGTCGTTCACATAATATGCTTCGCCAAGGCGTTCGCTCAGTCAAAGCGCAAAAACTTATTGATAACATCAACGCAGATACCTGCAAGAAAGCCAGTAAGGTCTATAAATTCGCCCCGATTTCAGATTGGTCTGCACCGGATGTATTTAATTATTTAAATCACGCCGGAAACAAACCAGTTATCAACACGCTTGTTGGCCAACGTATCGCGGCTTATGACAATAATTTCGGTCTGCTGGTGGCTATTTACGGCGAAGGCACTAGTGATGTATGCGAAGTGGTTGCTATCGACAGTGAAAAGAAAGTAGAGCAAAATGGCTGCGGAAAAGTGGCCAGATTTGGCTGTGTGACTTGCGGTGCCGTAAATTCAGATACTAGTTCTATCGAACTGAAAAAGTACCCTCGATGGGCAAGGTTTGGTGACTCTACATTAAGGTTTAGAGACTATTTGCAGAGAATATCAAGTGACATGGGTCACCGAGCCTTTCATGCCAGAGCATACGACCCTATGACGAATAATAACGTGTTCCTCCAACCGAATGTTTTACGTGCAAAAACGCTTGAAAAAATGGTGTGGTTCGCGGCACAGATTACAATTGACTCTAGAGATACACACACTCAGTTCGTCAAAGCATACAACGCTGGCGCCATAGACACTGATGTTGGCGTTGTTGATATTATGAGTGATGAAACACTGTCCGAGGATGTGAAGATGCAATACAAAGCAATGTACGTAAACCGCTTGCTGCAAAAGCCAATGTTTGAAATGTTCACCGAGAAGCACGCTATTTTATTATCACTGCTTTGGGGACTTCACGGTGTTTCTGCCCTACCTTACCGTCCTGTTGCCATCTTAGAGCAAGTGAAAAATGGTAAACGTATCCCGTTCCCACTTACTAACACTGAGTTGAATAAGCAAAGAGCACTAAAAGGTTTGTTGCCGTGGGATGACAAATCAGTATTAAACAACGTGGTACCGGATGCATTCGTTGCCCAGTTATTTCAACCTGCCAAGCAATCATTTACTGCACTTAAACAAACTCACGGCCACCAGCTCAACGAAACACACCTGCAACAATTTTTGCCGTTCACACTGTGCGATCACTGGCAAAAACAGGATGTACAATTTGATGCTCTTGGCGGTGTGATATTGCAATCGAATTCTAAGGCTAAGCACACTCGTGCATTTAAGCTGAGCTACGAAATTAATACTCGAAATAATAGTGAGATCATCAAAGCCAAGGATGTTGCAACTAATAAAAAAATAGACCTCAGCAACAATCAGCTTTTGCATGATGAATTGATGGTCCTAGGCCGTAATGACTTCAACACTTACCTTGAAAGTAAAGCGACTTCGGCGATGAGTGTTGCGGATATTCTGGAAATACAAAAAGCAGAAAAAACAACATTTGGTGTAACCAGCGTTCATGCATTCAATAACCAGCAAGTATTTATCAGCGATGTTCGCAGCTTTGGTGCACTCCGTAAAAAAGTGGAACTAGGTAAACATTTCTCTGCTAGAAAACGTAGCTACGATAAGAAAACAGAGACACACACTGCAGAGCGTGCATCATTACGTGTATACAATGCTTCAACGAAACCAGTTCTAGAGGAACAATCTGTACAAACTGTTCAATATTGGTTACCCGATTTTGCCATGACAAGACATTGCGCCATCGACATTCACCAGACTCAAGATCTGAATGCGGAACAAATTAATAATAGCTTTGTATTTGATGATGTAGTGTTTAACGACTGGTTGGCACAAGACGGATGGAACAAATTACTTGCCCTACATAACGCGTCACTATCAAGTTCGCGTAACTCTGGCCTGTCAATGCGAACTTACAAAGGCACGGATCCTGTTTATTATCTTACTAACAACACAGGTCTAACAGCAACACCGCAATTTGAACCATATTTACTGAAAACACTAAAGCGAACTGAGATATATTTTACGGCTGGACTGTTCAGCCTTGCAAACAAGTCGATAAGAGAAATTGAAAACACACCTAATGTCATCTCTATGACGGCACACAGGGCGCAAAAGGTTCAACACTTACTGGCAGTTAGATATTTACGTAATCAACGTAGACGCTTAGTTAAGTCGCAAATAGCGCTATCTAGCCAGTGCTCATCAGCTAACTGCAGACTATCAATTGAGAATGTTAACGTGCGCCTGACTGAGTTCGTCAACCAATATAAGCAGATCGCCAAAGCTTATGTCGCTGCAGCCATGTTTGCTCCAATATGCCATGGTAATGATGCCCGTTCTCGCCAAGTTAAAATAGATGTTTGGTTACGTGAATTCTCCCATGTCGTTGGCAGTGTCGATGGTATGTTGTCTACCCTGGCCACAAAAAATGAGATGTTGGCCATCAATGGTGATTATGACAGTAAACAAGCCCTATCACGCTCGTTCACAGTAAGCATTAAGGAACTACATACTGAGATAGAGGCGTTTACCGCGGTACCAAAAAAGATGCTAAACAAACTTAGTACCACTATCGCAAACCAAGTTGGTAGTGTCTCTCTTCATAGAGGGCAAGTGCAGGCAAGTTCAGTCGTATCAGATCAAGTTGATGTTCTAGCCAACTGGATAGCATTGAATCACGAACGGGTGAATTCATTCTTAGTAGGATATGGCTTAACTAAACGTTTATCTTATATGCAGAAGTTACATTACGTTTGTGAGGTTTTTGGTGACCGTCCCGAGTCTAATACTCCGGATAAAATAGAAAATCGTTACATTGAGGCGAACAAGGGTTGGGAGCACTCTTCAGACGCGCTAAATTTAAATGGCCATCCATGTTTTGAATCATTCATATCAACAGCGGTCAACTCTGCAGCGACTCAACAAAGAAGATCACTTTCTAACGTGAGTTTAGAAGCGAAAACCAGTAAACTTAACAGCCTAATGGCAGGACAGCTGGCTTTAATCGCAAAGCTAAGATCACCACAACACAATCTAGCTAAAGCGAGTTAA